In one Cryomorphaceae bacterium genomic region, the following are encoded:
- a CDS encoding NAD(P)/FAD-dependent oxidoreductase, producing MNIPETNLPRLVVIGGGFGGMQLITRLPAKRFQTVLIDQHNYHTFQPLLYQVATAGLEPDSIAYPLRKVFMKRHEFYFRMSKVTGVDVENSEVQTDIGNLQYDYLVVATGSTTNFFGNASFESLSMGMKNIPEALDIRSLLLQNFEKALLTSDLKERESLMNVVIVGAGPTGVELAGAIAELRRHVLPSDYPDLDFRRMNIHLVEAGERVLASMSPKASEKAKSYLEKLGVQVWLNTKVEDYDGKTITTSQKPMPTQTFIWAAGVKGAPVHGFSTDQLGRQQRLWVNEHNRVKDCDNVYAIGDVAYMETEAFPQGHPMVAQVAIQSAQNLARNLIRQSEGKEPKPFLYKDLGSMATIGRKRAVADLPRWKLQGTFAWFVWMFVHLMSLVGFRNRLIVFINWTHNFFNYNRDIRLIIRPFSRD from the coding sequence ATGAACATCCCTGAAACCAATCTTCCGCGACTGGTGGTAATTGGTGGCGGTTTTGGAGGAATGCAACTTATTACACGGCTGCCCGCCAAACGCTTCCAAACCGTGTTGATTGACCAGCACAACTATCACACGTTTCAGCCCCTGCTTTACCAGGTTGCAACCGCAGGTCTTGAACCCGATTCTATTGCGTACCCGCTCCGGAAGGTGTTTATGAAACGACACGAGTTTTACTTCCGCATGAGTAAAGTAACGGGTGTAGATGTTGAGAATAGCGAGGTGCAGACCGACATAGGCAACCTGCAGTACGACTACCTTGTGGTGGCTACGGGTTCAACCACCAATTTTTTTGGCAACGCCTCTTTCGAATCGCTCTCTATGGGAATGAAGAACATTCCTGAGGCCTTGGATATCCGGTCGTTATTGTTGCAGAACTTTGAAAAGGCGCTTCTTACCAGTGATCTCAAAGAGCGTGAAAGCCTGATGAACGTGGTCATTGTGGGTGCAGGCCCCACGGGAGTGGAACTTGCGGGTGCCATTGCAGAGCTCCGCAGACACGTACTTCCAAGTGATTACCCCGATCTCGATTTTCGCCGGATGAACATTCACCTCGTGGAGGCGGGAGAGCGCGTATTGGCATCCATGAGCCCTAAGGCTTCAGAAAAGGCTAAAAGCTACCTCGAAAAGCTTGGGGTACAGGTGTGGCTTAACACCAAAGTAGAAGACTACGACGGTAAAACCATAACCACAAGCCAGAAACCCATGCCTACCCAAACCTTTATCTGGGCAGCTGGCGTAAAGGGAGCGCCTGTCCACGGGTTTTCTACGGATCAGTTGGGGCGTCAGCAGCGATTATGGGTAAATGAGCACAACCGCGTAAAAGATTGTGACAACGTTTATGCCATAGGCGATGTGGCTTACATGGAAACAGAGGCGTTTCCGCAGGGCCACCCGATGGTAGCCCAGGTCGCCATTCAATCCGCACAAAACCTTGCCCGAAACCTGATTCGTCAATCGGAAGGAAAGGAGCCGAAACCATTTCTATACAAGGACCTTGGTTCTATGGCGACCATTGGCCGTAAACGGGCAGTTGCCGATTTGCCGCGATGGAAACTGCAGGGAACCTTTGCGTGGTTTGTCTGGATGTTCGTACACCTTATGTCGCTGGTTGGCTTTCGCAATCGCCTCATTGTTTTCATTAACTGGACGCACAACTTCTTCAACTACAACCGCGATATCCGGTTGATTATACGGCCTTTTTCGAGGGATTGA
- a CDS encoding thioredoxin domain-containing protein, producing the protein MLIKLRWLNLLVLASFFSCSPQTDSMKHDKQPNRLANESSPYLLQHAYNPVDWYPWGEEAFEKARKENKLVLISIGYSACHWCHVMERESFENDTLAAIMNEHFVSVKVDREERPDVDQIYMNAVQLMTGSGGWPLNCFTLPDGRPVYGGTYFPPAQWEKILITLHETWQQEPEKFAEYAQKLTEGVQQSDLVQLQEDEAWLSRDTLDLAVRKWKDSFDEIAGGPNRAPKFPLPNNYQFLLNYGFLAGDEKVSAHVKLTLNKMAMGGIYDQVGGGFARYSVDMVWKVPHFEKMLYDNGQLLSLYSLAYRRYRDPLHKHVVYQTAEWLEREMTAANGAFYSALDADSEGEEGKFYVWKEDELKELFGDDFPFVKDLYSIGGTALWEHGNNIPLRKKTDEELMQIHKLTPEELLAKQGEVNKTLLAAREKRVRPGLDDKTLTSWNALTVSGLCEAYLTFGDERFLEPARKNMDFLLSAQRRSDGGLNHSYKDGKSTINGYLEDYCFTIEALLDLYRATFEEQWLETARELTDYTIAHFSQEETGMFYFTSDLDPPLIARKTEVSDNVIPSSNSVMARVLFLQGHLWFNEAYLERSRQMLRNVAPMIPKYASGYSNWANLMLGEVYNWREVVITGDEAITLALELQSNFTPNVSVLAAKHESELPLFESRFFENQTTIFVCENRACQMPVNEVAAALKQLRW; encoded by the coding sequence ATGCTCATAAAGCTGCGCTGGCTGAACCTTTTGGTTCTGGCCTCCTTTTTTTCCTGCTCACCCCAAACCGATTCCATGAAGCACGACAAACAGCCCAACAGACTTGCCAATGAGAGCAGCCCATATCTCCTTCAGCATGCATACAACCCCGTAGATTGGTACCCTTGGGGAGAAGAAGCATTTGAAAAAGCCCGCAAGGAAAACAAGCTGGTGCTGATTAGTATCGGCTATTCTGCCTGCCACTGGTGTCACGTGATGGAGCGCGAGTCGTTTGAAAACGACACCCTCGCAGCCATTATGAACGAGCATTTTGTGTCGGTGAAGGTTGATCGTGAAGAGCGCCCCGATGTAGATCAAATCTACATGAATGCCGTACAACTTATGACTGGAAGCGGGGGTTGGCCACTCAACTGCTTTACTTTGCCCGATGGCCGACCGGTGTATGGCGGAACCTATTTCCCTCCTGCGCAATGGGAGAAAATCCTCATCACCCTGCACGAAACCTGGCAACAGGAACCTGAAAAATTTGCCGAATACGCCCAAAAACTCACCGAAGGCGTGCAGCAAAGCGATCTTGTGCAGCTCCAGGAAGACGAGGCATGGCTCTCGCGCGATACCCTGGACCTTGCTGTGCGCAAGTGGAAAGACTCCTTTGACGAAATAGCCGGCGGACCAAACCGCGCTCCGAAATTCCCGCTGCCCAACAACTACCAGTTTCTCCTCAACTACGGATTTTTAGCCGGCGATGAGAAAGTGAGTGCCCACGTAAAGCTTACACTCAACAAAATGGCCATGGGCGGCATTTACGACCAGGTAGGTGGCGGTTTTGCGCGCTATTCGGTGGACATGGTGTGGAAAGTTCCCCACTTCGAGAAAATGCTCTACGACAACGGCCAGTTGCTTAGCCTGTACAGCTTGGCATACAGACGTTACCGCGACCCGCTTCACAAACACGTGGTATATCAAACAGCCGAATGGCTTGAGCGGGAAATGACGGCCGCAAACGGTGCTTTTTACAGTGCCCTCGACGCAGACAGCGAAGGCGAGGAAGGAAAGTTCTATGTGTGGAAAGAGGACGAACTGAAAGAGCTGTTCGGCGATGATTTCCCTTTTGTGAAAGACCTTTACAGCATTGGCGGCACCGCACTTTGGGAACACGGAAACAACATTCCGCTCCGCAAAAAGACCGATGAGGAGCTGATGCAAATCCACAAGCTTACACCCGAGGAACTGCTTGCCAAACAAGGTGAGGTAAACAAGACCCTGCTTGCAGCCCGCGAAAAACGCGTAAGACCCGGTTTGGACGACAAAACCCTCACTTCATGGAATGCGCTTACCGTGTCGGGACTGTGCGAAGCCTATCTCACCTTTGGTGATGAGCGTTTCCTTGAACCCGCCAGAAAGAATATGGATTTCCTGCTCTCTGCCCAGCGGCGCTCTGACGGGGGCCTGAATCACAGCTACAAAGATGGCAAAAGCACCATCAATGGCTACCTGGAAGATTACTGCTTCACCATTGAAGCCCTGCTCGATCTTTACCGAGCCACCTTTGAGGAGCAATGGCTCGAAACGGCCCGCGAGCTTACCGATTACACCATTGCACATTTTTCACAAGAGGAAACAGGCATGTTTTATTTCACTTCTGATTTGGATCCTCCGCTGATTGCGAGAAAAACCGAGGTGAGCGATAACGTGATACCATCCTCCAACTCTGTGATGGCGCGTGTGCTCTTTTTGCAAGGCCACCTTTGGTTCAATGAGGCATACCTTGAGCGCTCACGGCAGATGCTCCGCAACGTAGCACCCATGATTCCAAAGTACGCATCGGGTTACAGCAACTGGGCCAACCTGATGCTGGGCGAAGTGTACAACTGGCGCGAGGTGGTGATTACCGGCGATGAAGCCATAACCTTGGCGTTAGAGCTGCAATCCAACTTCACGCCCAATGTTTCCGTGCTGGCTGCAAAGCATGAAAGTGAACTGCCTTTGTTCGAAAGTCGCTTTTTTGAAAACCAAACCACCATCTTTGTCTGCGAAAACAGAGCATGCCAAATGCCGGTAAACGAGGTTGCGGCTGCCCTGAAACAACTCAGATGGTGA